In Clostridium sporogenes, one genomic interval encodes:
- the fldI gene encoding phenyllactyl-CoA dehydratase activase FldI — protein sequence MADIYTMGVDIGSTASKTVVLKNGKEIVSQAVINVGAGTSGPKRAIDSVLREAKLSIEDLDYIVSTGYGRNSFEFANKQISELSCHAKGVYFNNNKARTVIDIGGQDIKVLKLADSGRLLNFIMNDKCAAGTGRFLDVMSRVIEIPVDELGKKALESKNPCTISSTCTVFAESEVISQLARGVKTEDLIAGICKSVASRVASLAKRNGIEELVVMSGGVAKNIGVVKAMEAELGKDIYISENSQLNGALGASLYAYESFQKERS from the coding sequence ATGGCAGATATTTATACTATGGGTGTAGATATAGGTTCAACTGCATCAAAAACAGTAGTATTAAAAAATGGAAAAGAAATTGTAAGTCAGGCAGTAATAAATGTAGGGGCCGGAACAAGCGGCCCTAAAAGAGCTATAGATTCTGTATTAAGAGAAGCAAAATTATCTATTGAAGATTTAGATTATATTGTATCTACTGGGTATGGAAGAAATAGTTTTGAGTTTGCCAACAAACAAATTTCTGAATTAAGTTGTCATGCAAAGGGAGTCTATTTTAATAACAATAAAGCTAGAACAGTTATTGATATAGGCGGCCAAGATATTAAAGTATTAAAATTAGCGGATAGTGGAAGACTTTTAAATTTCATAATGAATGATAAATGTGCTGCAGGAACGGGACGATTTTTAGATGTAATGTCTAGAGTAATAGAAATTCCAGTTGATGAGCTAGGGAAAAAAGCATTAGAAAGCAAAAATCCTTGTACTATTAGTTCTACCTGTACAGTATTTGCAGAGTCAGAAGTAATTTCTCAACTTGCAAGAGGAGTTAAAACTGAAGATTTGATAGCAGGAATTTGTAAGTCTGTAGCATCAAGAGTAGCTAGCCTTGCAAAGAGAAATGGTATAGAAGAATTAGTAGTTATGAGTGGAGGAGTAGCTAAAAATATAGGTGTAGTAAAGGCAATGGAAGCAGAATTGGGAAAAGACATTTATATATCTGAAAATTCCCAATTGAATGGAGCATTGGGAGCAAGTCTATACGCTTATGAAAGTTTTCAAAAAGAAAGGAGCTAA
- a CDS encoding AMP-binding protein: MRLYNITIGEYLKRTCKKFPNDVAIQSLEMPEGISWSELDKITDDIAKGMVILGLKKGDNLVLWGSNKKEWIYIFLAASKIGVCTVTLNTNYLLEEVEKILEVADAKAIAFMESFYDTNYVDIIEKVKERYNKGICKIPQIMEYFIYFGEKNRPEYTGIDNLISLGKSLKEETFNLICNDIEPDEVVNIQFTSGTTSSPKGVMLTHYSLINNSFITGEALGITDKDKLCLVVPFFHCFGLSVGILLSVGRGCSMVLVESYKIAPLINTIKTFKCTVLHGVPTMFCRVLEDDSIDINDFKTIRTGILAGANATDELLDGIIEKMNIRDIQIAYGQTEASPGCTQTLKTDSIDKKYNSAGRPLPFVEMKVIDMDTKKQLPVNNVGEICVRGFNVMKGYYKNDLLTRKTIDKEGWLHTGDLGFVDKEGYYHITGRIQDIIIRGGENINPHEIEEKLLSHPEISEVEVIGVPDKRYGEEIVACIILKPESCLTKGDIKKYISQNLAHYKVPKYIEFYDEFPLTDTGKIKRHELKECFEKKFELRQSI; the protein is encoded by the coding sequence ATGAGACTTTATAATATTACTATAGGAGAGTATCTTAAAAGAACTTGTAAAAAATTCCCGAATGATGTTGCTATTCAGTCTTTAGAAATGCCAGAGGGTATTTCATGGAGTGAACTTGATAAAATTACAGATGATATAGCTAAAGGTATGGTTATATTAGGACTGAAAAAAGGAGATAACTTGGTACTTTGGGGTTCCAATAAAAAAGAATGGATCTATATCTTTTTAGCAGCAAGTAAAATAGGGGTATGTACAGTTACTTTAAATACTAACTATTTATTAGAAGAAGTAGAAAAAATTTTAGAGGTAGCTGATGCAAAGGCTATAGCATTTATGGAATCATTTTACGATACAAATTATGTAGATATTATTGAAAAAGTTAAAGAAAGATATAATAAAGGAATATGTAAAATACCACAAATAATGGAATATTTCATTTATTTTGGAGAGAAAAATCGTCCAGAATATACAGGAATAGATAATTTAATTTCTTTAGGAAAAAGTTTAAAGGAAGAAACATTTAATTTGATTTGCAATGATATAGAACCAGATGAAGTTGTTAATATTCAATTTACTTCTGGAACTACCAGTTCTCCAAAAGGCGTTATGCTGACACATTATTCTCTTATAAACAATTCATTTATAACTGGCGAGGCTTTAGGTATTACAGATAAAGACAAGCTATGTTTAGTTGTTCCATTTTTTCATTGCTTTGGCTTGTCGGTAGGAATACTTCTATCTGTTGGTAGAGGATGTTCTATGGTATTAGTAGAATCTTATAAAATAGCTCCATTAATAAATACAATAAAAACATTTAAGTGCACTGTTCTACACGGAGTTCCTACAATGTTTTGTAGAGTATTAGAGGATGATAGCATAGATATAAACGATTTCAAAACTATAAGAACAGGAATATTAGCTGGAGCAAATGCTACAGATGAACTGTTAGATGGTATTATAGAAAAAATGAATATAAGGGATATTCAGATTGCATATGGACAAACAGAGGCTTCGCCTGGATGTACTCAAACTTTAAAGACAGATTCTATTGATAAGAAATATAACAGTGCAGGTAGGCCCTTACCTTTTGTGGAAATGAAGGTTATTGACATGGATACGAAAAAACAGTTACCAGTAAATAATGTTGGAGAAATTTGTGTCCGTGGATTTAATGTGATGAAGGGGTATTATAAAAATGATTTATTAACTAGGAAAACTATTGATAAAGAAGGGTGGCTTCATACTGGTGATTTAGGATTTGTAGATAAAGAGGGATATTATCATATAACTGGCAGAATACAAGATATAATTATAAGGGGTGGAGAAAATATAAATCCACATGAGATTGAGGAAAAGTTATTATCCCATCCTGAAATTTCTGAAGTAGAAGTTATAGGTGTTCCAGATAAAAGATATGGAGAAGAAATTGTAGCCTGTATTATTCTTAAGCCAGAAAGTTGCTTAACCAAAGGGGATATAAAAAAATATATTTCTCAAAACTTAGCTCATTATAAAGTTCCAAAATACATAGAGTTCTATGATGAATTTCCTTTAACAGACACAGGTAAGATTAAGAGACATGAACTAAAAGAATGCTTTGAAAAGAAGTTTGAATTAAGACAATCTATTTAA
- the fldB gene encoding phenyllactyl-CoA dehydratase subunit FldB — protein MSDRNKEVKEKKAKHYLREITAKHYKEALEAKERGEKVGWCASNFPQEIATTLGVKVVYPENHAAAVAARGNGQNMCEHAEAMGFSNDVCGYARVNLAVMDIGHSEDQPIPMPDFVLCCNNICNQMIKWYEHIAKTLDIPMILIDIPYNTEDTISQDRVKYIRAQFDNAIKQLEEITGKKWDENKFEEVMKISQESAKQWLRAASYAKYKPSPFSGFDLFNHMAVAVCARGTQEAADAFKMLADEYEENVKTGKSTYRGEEKQRILFEGIACWPYLRHKLTKLSEYGMNVTATVYAEAFGVIYENTDELMAAYNKVPNSISFENALKMRLNAVTSTNTEGAVIHINRSCKLWSGFLYELGRRLEKETGIPVVSFDGDQADPRNFSEAQYDTRIQGLNEVMVAKKEAE, from the coding sequence ATGAGTGATAGAAATAAGGAAGTAAAAGAAAAAAAAGCAAAGCATTATCTTAGAGAGATTACTGCAAAGCATTATAAAGAGGCTCTCGAAGCAAAAGAAAGGGGAGAAAAAGTTGGTTGGTGTGCATCCAACTTCCCACAAGAAATAGCTACAACATTGGGGGTAAAAGTTGTTTATCCAGAAAATCATGCAGCAGCTGTAGCAGCTAGAGGAAATGGACAAAACATGTGTGAACATGCTGAGGCCATGGGATTTTCTAATGATGTATGTGGTTATGCAAGAGTAAATTTAGCTGTTATGGACATAGGTCATAGTGAAGATCAGCCAATACCTATGCCAGACTTTGTACTTTGCTGTAATAACATTTGTAATCAAATGATTAAATGGTATGAACATATAGCAAAAACTTTAGATATACCAATGATTCTTATAGATATACCATACAATACAGAAGATACTATTTCACAGGATAGGGTTAAATATATTAGAGCTCAGTTTGATAATGCAATAAAACAATTGGAAGAAATAACAGGCAAAAAATGGGATGAAAATAAGTTTGAAGAAGTTATGAAGATATCCCAAGAAAGTGCAAAACAATGGTTAAGAGCTGCATCTTATGCAAAATATAAACCTTCACCATTTAGTGGATTTGATTTATTTAATCATATGGCAGTAGCAGTTTGTGCTAGAGGTACTCAAGAAGCTGCGGATGCATTTAAAATGTTAGCAGATGAATATGAGGAAAATGTAAAGACTGGAAAATCCACTTATAGAGGAGAAGAAAAACAACGTATATTATTTGAAGGAATTGCCTGTTGGCCATATTTAAGACATAAATTAACTAAACTTAGTGAATATGGAATGAATGTAACAGCAACTGTGTATGCCGAAGCTTTTGGTGTTATATATGAAAATACAGATGAATTAATGGCTGCTTATAATAAAGTTCCTAATTCAATTAGTTTTGAAAATGCATTAAAGATGAGATTAAATGCCGTTACAAGCACTAATACAGAAGGTGCTGTTATTCATATAAATAGAAGCTGTAAATTGTGGAGTGGATTTTTATATGAGCTAGGAAGAAGATTAGAAAAGGAGACCGGAATTCCTGTAGTATCATTTGATGGGGATCAAGCAGACCCAAGAAATTTCTCAGAAGCACAATATGATACTAGAATTCAAGGACTTAATGAAGTAATGGTTGCTAAAAAGGAGGCTGAATAA
- the fldA gene encoding 3-(aryl)acryloyl-CoA:(R)-3-(aryl)lactate CoA-transferase FldA — protein sequence MENNTNMFSGVKVIELANFIAAPAAGRFFADGGAEVIKIESPAGDPLRYTAPSEGRPLSQEENTTYDLENANKKAIVLNLKSEKGKKILHEMLKEADILLTNWRTKALVKQGLDYETLKEKYPKLVFAQITGYGEKGPDKDLPGFDYTAFFARGGVSGTLYEKGTVPPNVVPGLGDHQAGMFLAAGMAGALYKAKTTGKGDKVTVSLMHSAMYGLGIMIQAAQYTGHGLVYPINRNETPNPFIVSYKSKDDYFVQVCMPPYDVFYDRFMTALGREDLVGDERYNKIENLKDGRAKEVYKIIEEQMVTKTKDEWDKIFREADIPFAIAQTWEDLLQDEQAWANDYLYKMKYPTGNERALVRLPVFFKEAGLPEYKQSPQIAENTAEVLKEMGYTEEDIQELEKNKDIMVRKEK from the coding sequence ATGGAAAACAATACAAATATGTTTAGTGGAGTAAAGGTTATTGAATTAGCAAATTTTATAGCTGCTCCAGCAGCAGGTAGATTTTTTGCTGATGGCGGTGCAGAGGTAATAAAAATTGAATCACCTGCTGGAGATCCTTTAAGATATACTGCTCCATCAGAAGGAAGACCATTAAGCCAAGAAGAAAATACCACTTATGATTTGGAAAATGCAAATAAAAAGGCAATAGTTTTAAACCTCAAAAGTGAAAAAGGTAAAAAAATATTACATGAAATGTTGAAAGAAGCAGATATATTATTAACTAACTGGAGAACAAAGGCTTTAGTTAAACAAGGATTAGACTATGAAACACTAAAAGAAAAATATCCTAAGCTAGTTTTTGCACAAATAACTGGCTATGGTGAAAAGGGTCCAGATAAGGATCTTCCAGGCTTTGATTATACTGCATTTTTCGCTAGAGGTGGTGTTTCAGGGACTCTTTATGAAAAAGGAACTGTGCCTCCAAATGTTGTTCCAGGACTTGGAGACCATCAAGCTGGTATGTTTTTAGCAGCAGGTATGGCAGGAGCTTTATATAAAGCAAAAACAACAGGAAAAGGAGATAAGGTAACAGTAAGTTTAATGCATAGCGCTATGTATGGATTAGGTATTATGATACAGGCTGCTCAATATACAGGTCATGGTTTAGTATATCCAATAAATCGTAATGAAACTCCAAACCCATTTATAGTTTCATATAAATCTAAGGATGATTATTTTGTTCAAGTATGTATGCCACCATATGATGTTTTCTATGATAGATTTATGACTGCTTTAGGTAGAGAAGATTTAGTTGGAGATGAAAGATACAACAAGATAGAAAATTTAAAAGATGGACGTGCGAAGGAAGTATATAAGATAATTGAAGAACAAATGGTTACAAAGACAAAGGATGAATGGGATAAAATATTTAGAGAAGCGGATATTCCATTTGCTATTGCACAAACTTGGGAGGATTTACTACAAGATGAACAAGCTTGGGCAAATGATTATTTATACAAGATGAAATATCCAACAGGAAATGAAAGAGCATTAGTAAGACTTCCAGTATTCTTTAAAGAAGCTGGATTACCGGAGTATAAGCAATCACCACAGATAGCAGAAAATACTGCAGAAGTTTTAAAAGAAATGGGATACACAGAAGAAGATATTCAGGAATTAGAAAAAAATAAAGATATTATGGTAAGGAAGGAAAAATAA